GTGACCCCGACGCCAAGGCCGTTGTGATCGGTCAGACCGGCCCCGGGGAAGCTGGCGGGGAGAGACTCGCCTCCCAGCGCGCTGCCAACACCAAGGCCTACCTGACCAAGGACAAGGGCCTCGATGGCAGGCGCATCGAGGTGCGGACGGGCACGGGTGGCGGCAGCAAGACCGACGTCTGGGTGGTGCCGGCCGGCGCCAGCGGGCCCCAGTAAGGTAGCGCCGGCGTCTCGCCGGCAAGGACCGAACCTCAGCGGTGCGCTTCGGTGCACCGCTTTTCTTTTCTTTTCCCGATTGTCATTCCGAGGGCAGCGAGGAAACTGCTCTTGCAGCGCGGCCGCACTACCCATCCTCGCCGAAGACTTCCGCGATGAACGACTGCAGGTTTGCGCCGCTCTTCCAGGCATCGGCGGGCAGGCCGGCTTTGAGGCAGGTTTGCTCCAGGAAGGTGGTCGCGTCCCACTCCTGCTCCACCGCCACCTGGGGCAGCAGCAGGCCACGGTAGGAGCCGCGGGAGACCACCAGCCCGTGGTGTCCGACCACGATCTCTTCCGGGACGATGGGCTGGAGCGGGGAGAGCACGCTGATCTCCACTTCGAGCCCCCGCGCCTCCTCCGGGCTCACCGGCAGGAAGCGAGGATCGTGGAAGGCGGCGTTCAGCGCAGCCTCCATCACGGTGTGGTAGAGCCCGCGCGTGGGCTGGACGAATCCCACGCAGCCGCGCAGTGTCCCGGCAAGATGCAGGGTGACGAAGGCGCCGCGGAGTTCGGCGAGATGCGGCGAGGGCGCCGGGGGCGCCGAGTCCATCGGCCCGCGCTGGTCTCGCAGCGCCCCCTCGATAGTCTGGTGGACCAGCCGCAGCAGCTGTGCGCGCTCCTCCTGCGAGTACTCTCCCGGGGGAGCGGCTTCGGCGGCGGCGGCGGGGGTGGCGGTCGCTTTCTCAGGTTGCGGGGACATCGTCCGACTT
This Terriglobales bacterium DNA region includes the following protein-coding sequences:
- the amrA gene encoding AmmeMemoRadiSam system protein A, which produces MSPQPEKATATPAAAAEAAPPGEYSQEERAQLLRLVHQTIEGALRDQRGPMDSAPPAPSPHLAELRGAFVTLHLAGTLRGCVGFVQPTRGLYHTVMEAALNAAFHDPRFLPVSPEEARGLEVEISVLSPLQPIVPEEIVVGHHGLVVSRGSYRGLLLPQVAVEQEWDATTFLEQTCLKAGLPADAWKSGANLQSFIAEVFGEDG